The sequence below is a genomic window from Thermoplasma sp. Kam2015.
CAAAAAGGATAAACAGGCTATATTTAACAAGGAACAGAAAAATAAAGGATATCATGCATAAACTATCAAAAGCAGTCATAGAATATGCCATGAATAATAAAATCGACACAATTGTAATAGGCCATAACAATGGATGGAAGCAGAATGCCAATATTGGAAAGACGAACAACCAGAACTTTGTGCAGATACCCTTTAATATGCTCATACAGCAGATTAAATACAAAGCAGAAGAGAAAGGGATCAATGTCATGATACAGGAGGAGAGCTATACAAGCATATGTTCGTTTCTTGATAACGAAAGCATAGAACACCACAACACGTACATGGGAAAGAGAATAAAGAGGGGTGTATTCCAGTCTGCAAATGGAACATTAATACATGCTGACCTGCAGGCTTCTTACAATATGATAAAAAAGGCAGTCCCTGAAGCATTTGACGGGATAGAGGGTATTGGGTTATACCCACGAAGTTTAAGCATCAAGGAGATGATAACTTCCAAAGGTGGATGTTAACATGGTTAACAGAAACCATAACCTTATATAATGAAATGATTAACCGATATGTTTACGGCTATTGTCAACCTCAAGGCATATAAGGAGGCGACGGGCAATAATTTCCGTCAATTTTTGGATAAATTCCAGATGGATACCAGAGGATTTGACCTCATATTTGCCCCTTCACTGGTGGACATGTTTCATGCCTCATCATACGGTCGCTTTAGATTCTTCTCCCAGCACGTCGATCCAGAACCATACGGGGCCTTCACGGGGCATATACCCATGGAACTGCTGATCGACATCGGTATAAGCGGTTCACTTCTGAATCATTCCGAGAGGCGCCTGTCTAGGGAAACCATACAGCAAACGCTTGAGAAGGCTAAACATTTAGATT
It includes:
- a CDS encoding triose-phosphate isomerase, whose protein sequence is MFTAIVNLKAYKEATGNNFRQFLDKFQMDTRGFDLIFAPSLVDMFHASSYGRFRFFSQHVDPEPYGAFTGHIPMELLIDIGISGSLLNHSERRLSRETIQQTLEKAKHLDFEIVLCVENADEALYFKKFEPDFIAYEPKELIGGNISVSSAKPEIIGEIVKMYESTSTSVLVGAGIKTGEDVRRSIDLGANGILIASGVVKSQDPAKSLNSLIELK
- a CDS encoding IS200/IS605 family accessory protein TnpB-related protein, with the translated sequence KRINRLYLTRNRKIKDIMHKLSKAVIEYAMNNKIDTIVIGHNNGWKQNANIGKTNNQNFVQIPFNMLIQQIKYKAEEKGINVMIQEESYTSICSFLDNESIEHHNTYMGKRIKRGVFQSANGTLIHADLQASYNMIKKAVPEAFDGIEGIGLYPRSLSIKEMITSKGGC